The Ananas comosus cultivar F153 linkage group 7, ASM154086v1, whole genome shotgun sequence genome has a window encoding:
- the LOC109712852 gene encoding uncharacterized protein LOC109712852 isoform X1, whose translation MGRIGAVSCSSSAWCRPPKQQQSLPVRGRGGGELFGGALGSPRCRQTKPIHTHTVGRTRAGAGAGAGAGAGSRGSSSSSWLPLPLPLPLSQRVGVGAGTRPVLSSAQHDEFCEFSQRTSPDEVRKEIHRCYALVQKLGRGVIYLGSSRVKTDHPQYLQALELAREAAKMLDCTTWTGAGPGFMDAAIRGAIEAKKPVGGFKIAREAGEWTSSNFHSYLPPDTYLTCRFFSARKHGLVDAAVRNDPTDKTAVVAFPGGIGTLDEVFEILALIQLERIGSKLPVPFLLVNYDSYYSKLIDFMDECEKWGAVAEGEVASLWKVCSGNVEALEYLAEFYDLPTSKINYDPMDGVQKV comes from the exons ATGGGAAGGATTGGTGCGGTGAGCTGCTCTTCCTCCGCGTGGTGCCGTCCCCCGAAGCAGCAGCAGTCCTTGCCCGTGCGCGGCCGAGGAGGAGGGGAGTTGTTCGGCGGCGCCCTGGGATCTCCTCGTTGTAGGCAAACCAAACCCATTCACACTCACACGGTCGGACGGACAAgagcaggagcaggagcaggagcaggagcaggagcaggaAGCCGCggctcctcctcgtcgtcgtggctgccgctgccgctgccacTGCCGCTTTCCCAACGCGTTGGGGTTGGGGCCGGCACGAGACCGGTCCTGTCGTCGGCGCAGCACGACGAGTTCTGTGAATTCTCTCAGAGGACCAGTCCCGACGAG GTGAGGAAAGAAATTCACAGATGCTATGCTCTTGTACAGAAACTTGGGAGGGGAGTAATTTACTTGGGGTCTTCTCGAGTAAAGACGGACCATCCACAATACCTGCAAGCTTTAGAATTGGCAAGAGAG GCTGCAAAGATGTTGGACTGCACCACATGGACAGGAGCAGGTCCTGGTTTCATGGATGCTGCCATCAGAGGTGCTATCGAAGCGAAGAAGCCTGTTGGCGGATTCAAGATAGCCAGAGAAGCTGGTGAATGGACTTCTTCAAACTTCCATTCTTACCTGCCTCCTGATACATACCTTACATGCAG GTTCTTCTCAGCTCGGAAACATGGGTTGGTTGATGCTGCAGTAAGGAATGATCCTACTGACAAGACTGCGGTGGTTGCGTTCCCTGGTGGAATCGGGACTCTAGATGAGGTTTTTGAGATCCTGGCCTTGATTCAgctggagaggattggatctaAGCTTCCAGTCCCTTTCTTACTTGTGAATTATGATAGTTATTACTCAAAGCTCATAGATTTTATGGATGAATGCGAGAAATGGGGGGCAGTTGCTGAAGGAGAAGTTGCATCTCTGTGGAAGGTCTGCAGTGGAAATGTTGAAGCTTTGGAATACTTAGCAGAGTTCTATGATCTCCCTACaagcaaaataaattatgatCCTATGGATGGTGTTCAGAAGGTGTAA
- the LOC109712851 gene encoding kinesin-like protein KIN-12C isoform X2, translating into MEILRTLKPASSRSFSSLLPASASARKINSAPRSEQENTPPVHPNVQIASPSPSPSPSPSPSKKKATSALPPRQIQATRSDEALAGDAPADRPDPAVKVVMRIRPPNCQEKENSRIVQKVSPDSLAIGDRTFTFHTVLGPESTQDDVFKLVGEPLVENSLAGFNTSIVSYGQTGSGKTYTMWGPPSAMVDSHSIDSNQGIVPRIFRRLFSEIQRRQESSEEKQISFQCRCSFLEIYNEQINDLMDPTQRNLQIRDDSRIGVHIENLTDEYVTTVEDVVQILLKGLSNRKVGATSMNSKSSRSHVIFTCIIESWCKSATCFTSSKSSRISLVDLAGSDWDELDGAGKHGIKEARHVKKSLARLGKLVNILADVTSSGKDHKVSYVESCLTHLLQDTLGGNSKVTFLCAISSDDRCKAGTFSTLRFAERAKYIQNKPVVNEITEDDVNGLSDQIRQLKEELIRAKMYKGIPAGANTSGHFKGHSARESLNLLRVSLNRSLILPHIDSNSEEEMDIDEEDVREFCDQISSLHSTSEDNLKAVLEKQDVKCKVSFTEESSRINKGKKIDSQVCAASKELAIKSSQKEESLKEEHCDVIEPSPSNSIALSIESPLEGQDISKDMKHDQIYDSARKSSLSIIPCQNFPVLQDPPLCSSPKIDNKTRKSIMSLGLSVGEENASECPISNLNVESSRMGDVVRSSLKSTKLSPTESLAASLQRGLQIIDYHQRNSDTQESFIGLSFEHLALNSYQSLEKVHSGMQTLPEEKATSTSFLCSSCKKVMDANGCNLINDDSHMQIVLSSKTCGADTLQKPLPKDDVSTYASKREMELEVLCAEQADRIEHLTTLVELYKERDGQSSITGHTQDAEHMHSVDSIKNNSGVSNMENSLKDNQNEPFNMNEREALLNEVQSLRNQLLPYARGSTQEDSLLDHIRNGDIQSSDKGAEDLEKERQKWTESESRWISLTEELRLDLESNRRLAEKKEMELSLEKKCTAELDDALQRAIHGHARIVEHYAELQEKYNDLFEKHRQVTEGIAEVKKAALKAGRKGCGSAFAAALSAELSTLRIDREKERAYLKEQNRRLRIQLRDTAEAVQAAGELLVRLREAEEAISRAEGKHAAAQQEIEKLKKQTEKMKKKHAMEMVTMKHYLAESRLPESALEPFYRHESEIEEDHSRAPMCEEDQSWRAAFRPAYNEA; encoded by the exons ATGGAGATCCTCAGAACCCTGAAGCCCGCCTCTTCCAGATcgttctcttctcttcttcctgcGTCGGCCTCCGCTCGCAAGATAAATTCGGCGCCCCGATCCGAGCAGGAGAACACGCCTCCCGTCCATCCCAATGTCCAGatcgcctcgccctcgccctcgccctcgccctcgccctcgccttcAAAGAAGAAGGCTACATCGGCTCTTCCGCCCAGACAGATACAGGCCACTAGATCGGACGAGGCGCTTGCTGGGGATGCGCCCGCCGATCGTCCCGATCCTGCTGTTAAG GTTGTCATGAGAATAAGGCCGCCAAATTGTCAGGAGAAAGAAAATAGTCGAATTGTGCAGAAGGTTTCCCCTGATTCCTTAGCAATTGGTGATCGTACGTTTACGTTCCACACTGTTCTTGGTCCAGAGTCTACTCAG GATGATGTCTTCAAGTTGGTGGGTGAACCTTTGGTGGAGAATTCTTTGGCTGGTTTTAACACTTCCATAGTATCTTATGGCCAG ACCGGGAGTGGGAAAACCTACACTATGTGGGGTCCTCCTAGTGCCATGGTTGACAGCCACTCCATTGATAGCAACCAGGGTATTGTGCCTCGTATCTTCCGGAGGCTATTTTCTGAGATTCAACGG AGGCAGGAGAGTTCAGAAGAAAAGCAAATAAGTTTTCAATGTCGGTGCTCCTTTCTTGAG ATATATAACGAACAGATCAATGACCTGATGGATCCAACTCAAAGGAATCTTCAG ATAAGGGATGATTCAAGGATTGGTGTTCATATCGAGAATCTGACTGATGAGTACGTCACAACAGTGGAGGATGTTGTTCAGATTTTACTTAAG GGTCTTTCAAATAGAAAAGTTGGTGCGACCAGTATGAACTCCAAAAGCTCACGTTCTCATGTCATATTTACTTGCATAATTGAATCTTGGTGCAAG TCGGCAACCTGCTTTACCAGTTCAAAATCTAGCAGAATCAGCCTTGTTGATCTTGCCGGATCAGATTGGGATGAGCTCGATGGTGCTGGCAAGCATGGCATTAAAGAAGCAAGACATGTTAAGAAGTCTCTCGCAAGGCTTGG GAAGCTGGTCAATATTCTTGCAGATGTCACAAGTTCTGGAAAAGATCACAAAGTCTCATATGTGGAGTCCTGTCTGACACATCTATTGCAGGATACACTTGGTGGCAACTCAAAGGTTACATTTTTGTGTGCCATTTCTTCAGATGATAG ATGCAAGGCAGGCACTTTTAGCACACTGAGATTTGCTGAACGagcaaaatatatacaaaacaaGCCAGTCGTCAATGAAATAACAGAAGATGATGTTAATGGCTTGAGTGATCAGATACGGCAATTGAAG GAAGAGCTTATAAGAGCAAAGATGTATAAAGGCATCCCTGCTGGCGCTAATACCAGTGGCCATTTTAAAGGGCACAGTGCTCGTGAAAGCTTAAACCTTTTGAGAGTGAGTCTCAACCGCTCATTGATTTTACCTCATATTGATAGCAATTCAGAGGAAGAGATGGATATTGATGAGGAGGATGTAAGAGAATTCTGTGATCAAATAAGCAGCCTGCATTCTACCTCTGAAGATAACTTGAAGGCTGTTTTGGAGAAACAGGATGTGAAATGCAAAGTTTCTTTTACAGAAGAGAGTTCAAGAATTAACAAGGGCAAGAAAATAGACTCACAAGTGTGTGCTGCTAGTAAAGAGCTTGCAATCAAATCGTCGCAAAAGGAAGAAAGCCTTAAGGAAGAGCATTGCGATGTAATTGAACCTTCACCCTCTAATAGCATTGCTCTGTCTATTGAGAGTCCCTTAGAAGGCCAAGATATTTCCAAAGACATGAAACATGATCAAATCTATGATTCCGCAAGGAAATCTAGCCTTTCAATCATACCGTGCCAAAACTTTCCAGTGCTCCAAGATCCACCTTTGTGCTCTTCTCCAAAGATTGATAATAAAACTAGGAAAAGTATCATGTCGTTGGGTCTGTCGGTGGGAGAGGAGAATGCGTCAGAGTGCCCAATATCCAACTTGAATGTGGAGTCCTCTAGAATGGGTGATGTTGTTCGCTCCTCCTTAAAGTCGACCAAGCTTAGCCCCACTGAGTCCTTAGCTGCGAGTCTTCAGCGTGGTTTGCAGATTATCGATTATCATCAGCGCAATTCAGATACGCAAGAATCATTTATTGGCCTTTCCTTTGAGCACTTGGCCTTAAATTCTTACCAGTCACTTGAAAAGGTTCACTCTGGCATGCAAACATTACCAGAGGAGAAAGCAACATCTACTTCATTCCTGTGTTCATCTTGCAAAAAGGTGATGGATGCAAATGGATGCAATCTAATCAATGATGATTCACATATGCAAATTGTGTTAAGCAGTAAGACATGTGGTGCTGATACATTGCAGAAACCATTACCTAAG GATGATGTTTCCACATATGCTtcaaagagagagatggaactGGAAGTCCTTTGTGCAGAACAGGCAGATAGAATTGAGCATTTGACCACTCTG GTGGAACTATACAAGGAGAGAGATGGTCAAAGTTCAATTACAGGTCATACTCAGGATGCTGAACACATG CATTCAGTTGACAGTATCAAGAACAACTCTGGGGTCTCAAATATGGAGAATTCATTAAAAGATAATCAGAATGAACCATTTAACATGAATGAGAGGGAAGCTCTTCTTAATGAAGTTCAGAGCCTCAGGAATCAGCTACTGCCCTATGCTCGAGGCTCTACACAGGAAGATTCTCTTCTTGATCATATAAGGAATGGTGACATCCAATCTTCAGACAAGGGAGCGGAAGATCTTGAGAAGGAAAGACAAAAGTGGACAGAGTCAGAGAGCAGGTGGATATCTCTAACTGAAGAGCTGAGACTTGATCTCGAATCAAATCGTAGGCTTGCagagaagaaggagatggaGCTGAGCCTGGAGAAGAAGTGCACCGCAGAGTTGGATGACGCTCTGCAGCGAGCCATCCATGGGCATGCTAGGATTGTAGAACACTACGCAGAACTTCAGGAGAAGTACAATGACCTTTTTGAGAAGCATCGCCAGGTCACGGAAGGAATTGCAGAGGTGAAGAAAGCAGCACTAAAAGCTGGACGGAAGGGCTGTGGCTCGGCTTTTGCTGCAGCTCTTTCTGCAGAGCTTTCTACTCTGAGGATCGaccgagaaaaagagagggcCTATCTGAAGGAGCAGAACCGGAGGCTTCGAATTCAGCTGCGTGACACTGCTGAGGCTGTACAGGCTGCTGGTGAACTCCTTGTGCGCTTGAGAGAAGCTGAGGAAGCAATCTCAAGAGCAGAG GGTAAGCATGCTGCAGCCCAACAGGAGATCGAGAAACTGAAGAAGCAAACtgagaagatgaagaaaaagCATGCAATGGAGATGGTGACCATGAAGCATTATCTAGCAGAGAGCCGACTTCCAGAATCTGCACTGGAGCCCTTCTACCGCCATGAATCTGAGATTGAAGAAGATCATTCCAGAGCTCCAATGTGCGAAGAGGATCAATCATGGAGAGCTGCGTTCAGACCTGCCTACAATGAAGCATAA
- the LOC109712852 gene encoding uncharacterized protein LOC109712852 isoform X2, with the protein MGRIGAVSCSSSAWCRPPKQQQSLPVRGRGGGELFGGALGSPRCRQTKPIHTHTVGRTRAGAGAGAGAGAGSRGSSSSSWLPLPLPLPLSQRVGVGAGTRPVLSSAQHDEFCEFSQRTSPDEKLGRGVIYLGSSRVKTDHPQYLQALELAREAAKMLDCTTWTGAGPGFMDAAIRGAIEAKKPVGGFKIAREAGEWTSSNFHSYLPPDTYLTCRFFSARKHGLVDAAVRNDPTDKTAVVAFPGGIGTLDEVFEILALIQLERIGSKLPVPFLLVNYDSYYSKLIDFMDECEKWGAVAEGEVASLWKVCSGNVEALEYLAEFYDLPTSKINYDPMDGVQKV; encoded by the exons ATGGGAAGGATTGGTGCGGTGAGCTGCTCTTCCTCCGCGTGGTGCCGTCCCCCGAAGCAGCAGCAGTCCTTGCCCGTGCGCGGCCGAGGAGGAGGGGAGTTGTTCGGCGGCGCCCTGGGATCTCCTCGTTGTAGGCAAACCAAACCCATTCACACTCACACGGTCGGACGGACAAgagcaggagcaggagcaggagcaggagcaggagcaggaAGCCGCggctcctcctcgtcgtcgtggctgccgctgccgctgccacTGCCGCTTTCCCAACGCGTTGGGGTTGGGGCCGGCACGAGACCGGTCCTGTCGTCGGCGCAGCACGACGAGTTCTGTGAATTCTCTCAGAGGACCAGTCCCGACGAG AAACTTGGGAGGGGAGTAATTTACTTGGGGTCTTCTCGAGTAAAGACGGACCATCCACAATACCTGCAAGCTTTAGAATTGGCAAGAGAG GCTGCAAAGATGTTGGACTGCACCACATGGACAGGAGCAGGTCCTGGTTTCATGGATGCTGCCATCAGAGGTGCTATCGAAGCGAAGAAGCCTGTTGGCGGATTCAAGATAGCCAGAGAAGCTGGTGAATGGACTTCTTCAAACTTCCATTCTTACCTGCCTCCTGATACATACCTTACATGCAG GTTCTTCTCAGCTCGGAAACATGGGTTGGTTGATGCTGCAGTAAGGAATGATCCTACTGACAAGACTGCGGTGGTTGCGTTCCCTGGTGGAATCGGGACTCTAGATGAGGTTTTTGAGATCCTGGCCTTGATTCAgctggagaggattggatctaAGCTTCCAGTCCCTTTCTTACTTGTGAATTATGATAGTTATTACTCAAAGCTCATAGATTTTATGGATGAATGCGAGAAATGGGGGGCAGTTGCTGAAGGAGAAGTTGCATCTCTGTGGAAGGTCTGCAGTGGAAATGTTGAAGCTTTGGAATACTTAGCAGAGTTCTATGATCTCCCTACaagcaaaataaattatgatCCTATGGATGGTGTTCAGAAGGTGTAA
- the LOC109712851 gene encoding kinesin-like protein KIN-12C isoform X1 — protein MEILRTLKPASSRSFSSLLPASASARKINSAPRSEQENTPPVHPNVQIASPSPSPSPSPSPSKKKATSALPPRQIQATRSDEALAGDAPADRPDPAVKVVMRIRPPNCQEKENSRIVQKVSPDSLAIGDRTFTFHTVLGPESTQDDVFKLVGEPLVENSLAGFNTSIVSYGQTGSGKTYTMWGPPSAMVDSHSIDSNQGIVPRIFRRLFSEIQRRQESSEEKQISFQCRCSFLEIYNEQINDLMDPTQRNLQIRDDSRIGVHIENLTDEYVTTVEDVVQILLKGLSNRKVGATSMNSKSSRSHVIFTCIIESWCKGQSATCFTSSKSSRISLVDLAGSDWDELDGAGKHGIKEARHVKKSLARLGKLVNILADVTSSGKDHKVSYVESCLTHLLQDTLGGNSKVTFLCAISSDDRCKAGTFSTLRFAERAKYIQNKPVVNEITEDDVNGLSDQIRQLKEELIRAKMYKGIPAGANTSGHFKGHSARESLNLLRVSLNRSLILPHIDSNSEEEMDIDEEDVREFCDQISSLHSTSEDNLKAVLEKQDVKCKVSFTEESSRINKGKKIDSQVCAASKELAIKSSQKEESLKEEHCDVIEPSPSNSIALSIESPLEGQDISKDMKHDQIYDSARKSSLSIIPCQNFPVLQDPPLCSSPKIDNKTRKSIMSLGLSVGEENASECPISNLNVESSRMGDVVRSSLKSTKLSPTESLAASLQRGLQIIDYHQRNSDTQESFIGLSFEHLALNSYQSLEKVHSGMQTLPEEKATSTSFLCSSCKKVMDANGCNLINDDSHMQIVLSSKTCGADTLQKPLPKDDVSTYASKREMELEVLCAEQADRIEHLTTLVELYKERDGQSSITGHTQDAEHMHSVDSIKNNSGVSNMENSLKDNQNEPFNMNEREALLNEVQSLRNQLLPYARGSTQEDSLLDHIRNGDIQSSDKGAEDLEKERQKWTESESRWISLTEELRLDLESNRRLAEKKEMELSLEKKCTAELDDALQRAIHGHARIVEHYAELQEKYNDLFEKHRQVTEGIAEVKKAALKAGRKGCGSAFAAALSAELSTLRIDREKERAYLKEQNRRLRIQLRDTAEAVQAAGELLVRLREAEEAISRAEGKHAAAQQEIEKLKKQTEKMKKKHAMEMVTMKHYLAESRLPESALEPFYRHESEIEEDHSRAPMCEEDQSWRAAFRPAYNEA, from the exons ATGGAGATCCTCAGAACCCTGAAGCCCGCCTCTTCCAGATcgttctcttctcttcttcctgcGTCGGCCTCCGCTCGCAAGATAAATTCGGCGCCCCGATCCGAGCAGGAGAACACGCCTCCCGTCCATCCCAATGTCCAGatcgcctcgccctcgccctcgccctcgccctcgccctcgccttcAAAGAAGAAGGCTACATCGGCTCTTCCGCCCAGACAGATACAGGCCACTAGATCGGACGAGGCGCTTGCTGGGGATGCGCCCGCCGATCGTCCCGATCCTGCTGTTAAG GTTGTCATGAGAATAAGGCCGCCAAATTGTCAGGAGAAAGAAAATAGTCGAATTGTGCAGAAGGTTTCCCCTGATTCCTTAGCAATTGGTGATCGTACGTTTACGTTCCACACTGTTCTTGGTCCAGAGTCTACTCAG GATGATGTCTTCAAGTTGGTGGGTGAACCTTTGGTGGAGAATTCTTTGGCTGGTTTTAACACTTCCATAGTATCTTATGGCCAG ACCGGGAGTGGGAAAACCTACACTATGTGGGGTCCTCCTAGTGCCATGGTTGACAGCCACTCCATTGATAGCAACCAGGGTATTGTGCCTCGTATCTTCCGGAGGCTATTTTCTGAGATTCAACGG AGGCAGGAGAGTTCAGAAGAAAAGCAAATAAGTTTTCAATGTCGGTGCTCCTTTCTTGAG ATATATAACGAACAGATCAATGACCTGATGGATCCAACTCAAAGGAATCTTCAG ATAAGGGATGATTCAAGGATTGGTGTTCATATCGAGAATCTGACTGATGAGTACGTCACAACAGTGGAGGATGTTGTTCAGATTTTACTTAAG GGTCTTTCAAATAGAAAAGTTGGTGCGACCAGTATGAACTCCAAAAGCTCACGTTCTCATGTCATATTTACTTGCATAATTGAATCTTGGTGCAAG GGACAGTCGGCAACCTGCTTTACCAGTTCAAAATCTAGCAGAATCAGCCTTGTTGATCTTGCCGGATCAGATTGGGATGAGCTCGATGGTGCTGGCAAGCATGGCATTAAAGAAGCAAGACATGTTAAGAAGTCTCTCGCAAGGCTTGG GAAGCTGGTCAATATTCTTGCAGATGTCACAAGTTCTGGAAAAGATCACAAAGTCTCATATGTGGAGTCCTGTCTGACACATCTATTGCAGGATACACTTGGTGGCAACTCAAAGGTTACATTTTTGTGTGCCATTTCTTCAGATGATAG ATGCAAGGCAGGCACTTTTAGCACACTGAGATTTGCTGAACGagcaaaatatatacaaaacaaGCCAGTCGTCAATGAAATAACAGAAGATGATGTTAATGGCTTGAGTGATCAGATACGGCAATTGAAG GAAGAGCTTATAAGAGCAAAGATGTATAAAGGCATCCCTGCTGGCGCTAATACCAGTGGCCATTTTAAAGGGCACAGTGCTCGTGAAAGCTTAAACCTTTTGAGAGTGAGTCTCAACCGCTCATTGATTTTACCTCATATTGATAGCAATTCAGAGGAAGAGATGGATATTGATGAGGAGGATGTAAGAGAATTCTGTGATCAAATAAGCAGCCTGCATTCTACCTCTGAAGATAACTTGAAGGCTGTTTTGGAGAAACAGGATGTGAAATGCAAAGTTTCTTTTACAGAAGAGAGTTCAAGAATTAACAAGGGCAAGAAAATAGACTCACAAGTGTGTGCTGCTAGTAAAGAGCTTGCAATCAAATCGTCGCAAAAGGAAGAAAGCCTTAAGGAAGAGCATTGCGATGTAATTGAACCTTCACCCTCTAATAGCATTGCTCTGTCTATTGAGAGTCCCTTAGAAGGCCAAGATATTTCCAAAGACATGAAACATGATCAAATCTATGATTCCGCAAGGAAATCTAGCCTTTCAATCATACCGTGCCAAAACTTTCCAGTGCTCCAAGATCCACCTTTGTGCTCTTCTCCAAAGATTGATAATAAAACTAGGAAAAGTATCATGTCGTTGGGTCTGTCGGTGGGAGAGGAGAATGCGTCAGAGTGCCCAATATCCAACTTGAATGTGGAGTCCTCTAGAATGGGTGATGTTGTTCGCTCCTCCTTAAAGTCGACCAAGCTTAGCCCCACTGAGTCCTTAGCTGCGAGTCTTCAGCGTGGTTTGCAGATTATCGATTATCATCAGCGCAATTCAGATACGCAAGAATCATTTATTGGCCTTTCCTTTGAGCACTTGGCCTTAAATTCTTACCAGTCACTTGAAAAGGTTCACTCTGGCATGCAAACATTACCAGAGGAGAAAGCAACATCTACTTCATTCCTGTGTTCATCTTGCAAAAAGGTGATGGATGCAAATGGATGCAATCTAATCAATGATGATTCACATATGCAAATTGTGTTAAGCAGTAAGACATGTGGTGCTGATACATTGCAGAAACCATTACCTAAG GATGATGTTTCCACATATGCTtcaaagagagagatggaactGGAAGTCCTTTGTGCAGAACAGGCAGATAGAATTGAGCATTTGACCACTCTG GTGGAACTATACAAGGAGAGAGATGGTCAAAGTTCAATTACAGGTCATACTCAGGATGCTGAACACATG CATTCAGTTGACAGTATCAAGAACAACTCTGGGGTCTCAAATATGGAGAATTCATTAAAAGATAATCAGAATGAACCATTTAACATGAATGAGAGGGAAGCTCTTCTTAATGAAGTTCAGAGCCTCAGGAATCAGCTACTGCCCTATGCTCGAGGCTCTACACAGGAAGATTCTCTTCTTGATCATATAAGGAATGGTGACATCCAATCTTCAGACAAGGGAGCGGAAGATCTTGAGAAGGAAAGACAAAAGTGGACAGAGTCAGAGAGCAGGTGGATATCTCTAACTGAAGAGCTGAGACTTGATCTCGAATCAAATCGTAGGCTTGCagagaagaaggagatggaGCTGAGCCTGGAGAAGAAGTGCACCGCAGAGTTGGATGACGCTCTGCAGCGAGCCATCCATGGGCATGCTAGGATTGTAGAACACTACGCAGAACTTCAGGAGAAGTACAATGACCTTTTTGAGAAGCATCGCCAGGTCACGGAAGGAATTGCAGAGGTGAAGAAAGCAGCACTAAAAGCTGGACGGAAGGGCTGTGGCTCGGCTTTTGCTGCAGCTCTTTCTGCAGAGCTTTCTACTCTGAGGATCGaccgagaaaaagagagggcCTATCTGAAGGAGCAGAACCGGAGGCTTCGAATTCAGCTGCGTGACACTGCTGAGGCTGTACAGGCTGCTGGTGAACTCCTTGTGCGCTTGAGAGAAGCTGAGGAAGCAATCTCAAGAGCAGAG GGTAAGCATGCTGCAGCCCAACAGGAGATCGAGAAACTGAAGAAGCAAACtgagaagatgaagaaaaagCATGCAATGGAGATGGTGACCATGAAGCATTATCTAGCAGAGAGCCGACTTCCAGAATCTGCACTGGAGCCCTTCTACCGCCATGAATCTGAGATTGAAGAAGATCATTCCAGAGCTCCAATGTGCGAAGAGGATCAATCATGGAGAGCTGCGTTCAGACCTGCCTACAATGAAGCATAA